A stretch of Cucumis sativus cultivar 9930 chromosome 2, Cucumber_9930_V3, whole genome shotgun sequence DNA encodes these proteins:
- the LOC116402255 gene encoding uncharacterized protein LOC116402255 encodes MSIVEEHANVGDVDYGSFFVSMALDDFRCVVQDMEDSDYVPITIRSSQINFVVDHDWETSFTAKEGECIIGGIEEGDEINCGISFYPMEFYKGFTSKRVWFFSSCDTNGLLLIAPMGVYTHISSFFPQDISIGGNTLT; translated from the exons ATGTCCATAGTTGAAGAACATGCGAATGTTGGCGATGTTGACTATGGTTCTTTCTTTGTATCAATGGCTTTAGACGATTTTCGATGTGTTGTACAAGACATGGAAGATTCTGATTATG TTCCTATTACTATTAGGAGTTCACAAATCAACTTCGTCGTTGATCATGATTGGGAAACTAGTTTTACCGCCAAG GAAGGAGAATGCATAATTGGAGGTATTGAAGAAGGAGATGAAATTAATTGTGGAATTAGTTTTTATCCAATGGAATTTTACAAAGGTTTCACATCAAAAAGAGTTTGGTTTTTCAGTTCATGTGATACCAATGGTTTGCTTTTGATTGCTCCTATGGGAGTCTATACtcatatttcttcattttttccccAAGACATATCTATTGGAGGAAATACATTAACCTGA
- the LOC116402216 gene encoding uncharacterized protein LOC116402216 → MVFFEIDPIEPLADALYTLSKFSEKCHFKWTPLSFSIVVSRNKPLCISTIKMLPKRFIRFYCRRFYEVTFNIVDFFVIMTYLHRMGVSSLSFCMPTMPTNQSSITLKYRIPCQENPFYTKVLPMSIVEEPAEVGDVDYGSFFVSMALEEFRCVVQDMENADYVRVTITSSQIKFVAPVDHWETSFTTQEGKCIIGGIEEGEEIKCGISLYPMEFYKAFTSKRVWFFSSCDTNGLLLIAPMGVYTHISSFFPQDIPNGGNTST, encoded by the exons AtggttttctttgaaattgacCCCATTGAACCTCTTGCAGATGCACTCTATactctttctaaattttcagAAAAATGCCATTTCAAATGGACACCATTATCTTTCTCCATTGTTGTCTCCCGAAATAAACCTCTTTGCATCTCAACTATCAAAATGTTGCCTAAAAGATTCATTCGTTTTTATTGTCGCAGATTTTATGAAGTCACATTTAATATCGTTGATTTCTTTGTTATAATGACTTATCTTCATCGCATGGGAGTTTCTTCCCTCTCTTTCTGTATGCCTACAATGCCTACAAATCAAAGTAGTATCACTCTTAAATATCGTATTCCTT gtCAAGAAAACCCATTTTACACGAAAGTGCTACCAATGTCCATAGTTGAAGAACCTGCGGAGGTTGGGGACGTTGACTATGGTTCTTTCTTTGTATCAATGGCTTTAGAGGAGTTTCGATGTGTTGTACAAGACATGGAAAATGCTGATTatg TTCGTGTTACTATTACGAGTTCACAAATCAAATTTGTGGCTCCAGTTGATCATTGGGAAACTAGTTTTACCACCCAG GAAGGAAAATGCATAATTGGAGGTattgaagaaggagaagaaattaaatgtgGAATTAGTCTTTATCCAATGGAATTTTACAAAGCTTTCACATCAAAAAGAGTTTGGTTTTTCAGTTCATGTGATACCAATGGTTTGCTTTTGATTGCTCCTATGGGAGTTTATACtcatatttcttcattttttccccAAGATATACCTAATGGAGGAAATACATCGACCTGA